The Leptospira saintgironsiae genome window below encodes:
- a CDS encoding class I SAM-dependent methyltransferase produces MKPADHPSKEAWETHYTRPKAKLSYPDENLVRMISKFPASSTSPKALDFGTGSGRHCVLLKDFGYEVSAADYSENSIQSVKESYPWVKTFLLNSPPYPFADEEFDLIVSWGVLHYNSPNLAKSMLDDTFRILKKGGYLAASVRAEGDTHLKAEKGKIGTADLAGGATWFYSKEDVQNLLQNFSSFEIGYTERTPLGKLDERICHWIFLAKK; encoded by the coding sequence ATGAAGCCCGCTGATCATCCTTCCAAAGAAGCTTGGGAAACTCATTATACAAGACCTAAAGCAAAACTTTCTTATCCGGATGAAAACTTAGTTCGTATGATCTCTAAGTTCCCTGCGTCTTCTACTTCTCCCAAAGCTCTGGATTTTGGTACCGGTTCAGGAAGACATTGTGTTCTTTTAAAAGATTTCGGATATGAAGTGTCTGCTGCAGATTACAGCGAAAATTCTATCCAATCAGTTAAAGAATCTTATCCTTGGGTTAAAACTTTTTTGCTAAATTCTCCTCCCTATCCTTTTGCAGATGAAGAATTTGATCTTATTGTAAGCTGGGGAGTTCTACATTATAATTCTCCCAATCTCGCAAAATCTATGTTAGATGATACCTTTCGAATTTTAAAAAAAGGTGGATATCTTGCCGCTTCCGTAAGAGCAGAAGGTGACACTCATCTTAAAGCAGAAAAAGGTAAAATAGGAACTGCGGATCTTGCCGGTGGCGCTACCTGGTTCTATTCCAAAGAAGATGTACAAAACCTTCTTCAAAATTTCTCTTCCTTTGAGATTGGTTATACGGAGAGAACTCCATTAGGAAAATTGGATGAGAGGATTTGTCATTGGATCTTTCTCGCCAAAAAATAA
- a CDS encoding class I SAM-dependent methyltransferase has translation MDLSRQKIIQEECPLGGDCNWEPLYRSEFGNFDLSIQTCKTCGFQAQFPRPEPESLYTEEYYTGNQEFTYRDERQTEKFDRYVWFARLKNISKFKSSGNFLDIGCSFGGFLECAKEKGFVPYGVEISPFSAKQAEARGFKVWQGQFLDADLPENFFDVITLIEVIEHLENPKEVFNKLAKVLKPGGLLLIQTANFEAWQAIEAGKNYHYYLPGHVYYYSAKILRKILAIRGFERQITYLGVDFPLSAKLLKSRGSFSGWKDYLKWFRISFYHFKSKLSKKGIPLTSSMVHYAIKK, from the coding sequence TTGGATCTTTCTCGCCAAAAAATAATCCAAGAAGAATGTCCCCTGGGCGGGGACTGCAATTGGGAACCTCTTTATAGATCCGAATTCGGAAACTTCGATCTTTCTATCCAAACTTGCAAAACCTGCGGATTCCAAGCCCAATTTCCCAGACCCGAACCTGAGTCATTATACACTGAAGAATATTATACAGGTAACCAAGAGTTCACTTATAGAGACGAGAGACAGACAGAAAAATTTGATCGTTATGTTTGGTTTGCTCGTTTAAAAAATATTTCTAAGTTCAAATCTTCTGGAAACTTCTTAGATATTGGTTGTTCCTTCGGTGGTTTTTTAGAATGCGCTAAAGAAAAAGGATTTGTACCCTATGGTGTGGAAATTTCTCCCTTCTCCGCCAAACAAGCAGAGGCGAGAGGTTTCAAAGTTTGGCAAGGCCAATTCTTAGATGCGGATCTTCCTGAAAATTTCTTTGATGTAATCACACTCATTGAAGTGATAGAACATTTAGAAAACCCAAAAGAAGTATTCAATAAACTTGCGAAGGTCTTAAAACCAGGAGGATTACTCCTGATACAGACCGCAAATTTCGAAGCCTGGCAGGCGATAGAAGCAGGCAAAAATTATCACTATTATTTGCCTGGCCATGTGTATTATTATTCTGCAAAAATCCTGCGGAAAATTCTTGCCATAAGAGGATTCGAAAGACAGATTACTTACCTCGGAGTGGACTTCCCTCTTTCCGCTAAACTTTTAAAATCAAGGGGAAGTTTTTCAGGCTGGAAGGATTATTTAAAATGGTTTCGGATCTCTTTCTACCATTTCAAAAGTAAACTTTCCAAAAAAGGAATACCACTCACTTCTTCTATGGTGCATTATGCGATTAAGAAATGA
- a CDS encoding ATP-grasp domain-containing protein, which yields MKKKGYFLSLGAGKNQVPLISAARALGLEVAAVDKNDKAPGFAMASLRIIESTFEYRRILRAVAENPLPTPIIGLGTRSFGKATYSTAYLAEKLKLKYASTESVLKFSDKQILKETLAPKGIRVPREIPSSEIKAKSKSFPYPWILKPSQGSGKSGIQLVESDSDLKSISNVISPKKQPKSKTAANSPHPETWLLEEYIPGPEYTVLGLVDDSDFHLVNISLKETSSFPPFLEAAHRLPFPKSELEGEIKMLCRAIVKATGLKNCPFVAEFRSDENGDLVLIEAAPEVGGEYLADVLVPGYSGYDYFTNLVKLLVGESITPPPSSLEIPKKLKSQVRFDIPPRGVSVLKSLENFPTNSGETILFNQNLKELGTKLDTSLGNETRTRVLCLRSKASSSEEEWNGSVKNRLKAEYEAR from the coding sequence ATGAAGAAAAAAGGGTATTTTCTCTCCTTAGGAGCCGGCAAAAACCAGGTACCCTTAATTTCTGCGGCAAGAGCCCTTGGCTTGGAAGTAGCCGCAGTAGACAAAAACGATAAGGCACCAGGTTTCGCGATGGCGAGCCTAAGAATCATCGAATCCACCTTCGAATACAGAAGGATCTTAAGAGCAGTCGCCGAAAATCCCCTCCCCACTCCGATCATCGGGCTCGGTACAAGATCCTTCGGCAAAGCAACTTATAGCACAGCCTATCTTGCTGAAAAATTAAAACTAAAATATGCAAGCACAGAATCTGTATTAAAATTTTCTGATAAACAAATTTTAAAAGAGACCTTAGCCCCAAAAGGTATCAGGGTTCCGAGAGAAATTCCTTCTTCTGAGATAAAAGCAAAGTCTAAATCCTTTCCTTATCCTTGGATCTTAAAACCGAGCCAAGGCAGTGGCAAGTCCGGAATCCAACTCGTGGAATCAGATTCAGATCTAAAATCGATTTCTAATGTAATTTCTCCTAAAAAACAGCCAAAATCAAAAACTGCCGCCAATTCTCCTCATCCTGAAACCTGGCTTTTGGAAGAGTATATTCCAGGTCCTGAATATACTGTTTTGGGATTAGTTGATGATTCTGATTTTCATCTAGTGAATATTTCCTTGAAGGAAACTTCTTCTTTTCCTCCTTTTTTAGAAGCTGCTCATCGTTTACCCTTTCCTAAATCCGAATTGGAAGGTGAGATCAAGATGTTATGCAGGGCGATTGTTAAGGCAACTGGTCTGAAAAATTGTCCGTTTGTAGCTGAATTCAGATCGGACGAAAATGGGGATCTTGTATTAATTGAAGCCGCTCCAGAAGTTGGCGGTGAATATCTCGCGGATGTTCTTGTTCCTGGTTATTCAGGTTACGATTATTTCACTAACTTAGTAAAACTTTTGGTAGGAGAATCAATTACTCCTCCTCCTTCTAGTTTAGAAATTCCTAAAAAACTAAAATCTCAAGTTCGTTTTGATATTCCGCCCAGAGGAGTTTCCGTTCTAAAATCTTTGGAAAATTTTCCTACAAATTCTGGAGAAACAATTCTTTTCAATCAGAACTTAAAAGAGCTTGGTACGAAACTGGATACTTCTTTGGGAAATGAAACAAGAACAAGAGTTCTTTGTTTAAGATCAAAGGCATCTTCTTCAGAAGAAGAATGGAATGGTTCCGTTAAAAATCGTTTGAAGGCGGAATATGAAGCCCGCTGA
- a CDS encoding YhjD/YihY/BrkB family envelope integrity protein, with translation MNSHPNTKYSRFFDYIPDAGLGRKLNFTVRVLAASAYRFVKDECLIKASGISYTTIVSLIPMLVVALSLLTITSGLDNRKEEIFDKINAFFLVSNINLDINPYLDTLGELIDAARQIGAIGFILLVFSATTVLRSLENSFNSIWRIEEKRSVLQEFVFYFFVLSIGPLLLVIGDNLAKKVTDVFRPPHYLSMDKDLENHIWISGENGTLFRMDSGLKQDYYLDEKDIDLKNIRCLDSFGVRVDFCEKPDISKENFVRVSIKDGKVYALSEKGLFLSKPVDGSVWNAIYFDNTNFKDFEYINEGNFYLIFSNGEVLHFFTQGRSYKPVFTNVLKIRANRVYFPEPYLGYIVDEDGNVWKSEDGGYTWNATKITGHGLKDIHRIKPGELFVTGERGSVFKTEDGGYSWKNLSHKRYTFTKVWSIENEESADIFLLDALGNILVSIDGGEHWNTFYIPAKGKVFASGLLDRSENGRFRLLNIGEYKKISLSEYKDVKYETIILQGGESVFSPYNILKFFFPLIGIWLFFLALFTLIPNTKVPIRASSWGAGFTSVIFLIFLYGFQVYITSFSETTMIVYKALASIPIFLIGVYSLSLIVLFGAEVTACVQYPERYYAPFQLIEEHHTSFSYEFRKLIGVLKAVYSVQKESKIAPRNADLAIKSGLHTEEIPRLTKTLSEVGLLVETNEGGAWLPVVSGEDLTLGDFYRRIPEPLLKEDPSFHVYPDKVREKMDKAETSLQKDLDGISFRDLID, from the coding sequence ATGAATTCTCATCCAAATACAAAGTATAGTAGATTTTTTGATTATATTCCGGACGCAGGTTTAGGACGAAAACTAAACTTTACAGTCCGTGTTTTAGCCGCCTCCGCATATCGTTTTGTCAAAGACGAATGCCTTATCAAGGCTTCCGGTATTTCTTATACCACAATCGTTTCTTTGATCCCAATGCTTGTCGTGGCTCTTTCTCTTTTGACAATCACCTCTGGACTGGACAATCGTAAGGAAGAAATATTCGATAAAATTAATGCATTTTTCTTAGTAAGTAATATCAACCTGGATATCAATCCTTACTTGGATACTTTAGGAGAATTGATTGATGCAGCCAGACAAATCGGTGCAATCGGTTTTATTCTTTTAGTATTCTCCGCAACCACAGTATTAAGATCTTTAGAAAATTCCTTTAATTCCATTTGGAGAATAGAAGAAAAAAGATCCGTTCTGCAAGAATTCGTATTTTACTTTTTCGTTCTATCTATTGGGCCTCTACTTCTTGTGATAGGAGATAATCTGGCCAAAAAAGTGACAGATGTATTTCGCCCTCCACATTATCTGAGCATGGACAAGGATCTTGAAAACCATATCTGGATCTCTGGTGAAAATGGAACACTCTTTCGAATGGATTCAGGTCTCAAACAAGACTATTATCTGGATGAAAAAGACATCGATCTTAAAAATATTCGCTGCTTGGATTCTTTCGGAGTTCGTGTAGACTTCTGCGAAAAGCCAGACATCTCCAAGGAAAATTTTGTTCGAGTTTCTATCAAAGACGGGAAAGTATACGCACTTTCCGAAAAAGGATTATTTCTATCTAAACCTGTAGATGGATCCGTATGGAATGCAATCTATTTCGACAATACAAATTTTAAAGATTTCGAATATATCAATGAAGGGAATTTTTATTTAATCTTCTCTAACGGAGAAGTCCTACACTTTTTCACGCAAGGAAGAAGTTACAAACCAGTATTCACAAATGTTCTTAAAATACGCGCAAATCGAGTTTATTTTCCAGAACCTTACCTTGGATACATTGTAGATGAGGATGGAAATGTTTGGAAAAGTGAAGATGGCGGTTATACCTGGAATGCCACTAAGATCACTGGTCATGGTTTAAAAGATATTCATAGGATCAAACCGGGAGAACTTTTTGTAACAGGAGAAAGAGGTTCAGTTTTCAAAACGGAAGACGGCGGCTACTCATGGAAAAACCTAAGCCATAAAAGATATACTTTCACTAAAGTTTGGTCCATCGAAAACGAAGAGTCCGCAGACATTTTCCTTCTGGATGCTCTCGGAAACATTTTGGTTTCCATAGATGGCGGAGAACATTGGAATACTTTTTACATTCCCGCTAAAGGAAAAGTATTCGCCTCCGGCCTATTGGACAGAAGCGAGAATGGAAGATTCAGATTATTGAATATTGGAGAATATAAAAAGATCAGTCTTTCAGAATATAAGGATGTTAAATACGAAACAATCATCCTACAAGGAGGAGAGTCCGTTTTCTCACCTTATAATATTCTAAAATTCTTCTTCCCTTTGATAGGGATCTGGTTATTCTTCTTGGCTTTATTCACATTAATACCGAACACCAAAGTTCCGATCAGGGCTTCTTCTTGGGGAGCCGGTTTTACAAGTGTGATTTTTTTAATCTTCCTGTATGGATTCCAAGTTTATATCACATCCTTCTCCGAAACCACAATGATCGTATATAAGGCACTCGCCTCTATTCCTATTTTCTTGATCGGAGTGTATTCATTATCATTGATCGTTCTATTCGGAGCAGAAGTAACAGCCTGTGTGCAATATCCGGAAAGATATTACGCACCATTCCAATTGATAGAAGAGCATCATACTTCCTTTAGTTACGAATTCAGAAAGCTGATCGGAGTCTTAAAAGCGGTCTATTCCGTCCAAAAAGAAAGCAAGATCGCTCCCCGAAATGCAGATCTTGCTATCAAATCGGGACTTCATACAGAAGAAATTCCTAGACTTACTAAAACATTATCCGAAGTAGGACTACTCGTAGAAACAAATGAAGGCGGAGCCTGGTTGCCAGTGGTTTCAGGAGAAGATCTGACTCTGGGAGATTTTTATCGTAGGATACCGGAGCCACTTTTAAAAGAAGATCCTTCTTTCCATGTATATCCTGATAAGGTTCGAGAAAAAATGGATAAGGCAGAAACTTCTCTGCAGAAAGATCTAGATGGGATTAGTTTTAGGGATTTGATAGATTAA